A part of Gossypium hirsutum isolate 1008001.06 chromosome A07, Gossypium_hirsutum_v2.1, whole genome shotgun sequence genomic DNA contains:
- the LOC107932912 gene encoding uncharacterized protein encodes MMRAGSHLPVSIPVGNAAKKERGGASRSAMFPLAEIWIHTIPLLVLLCFFILWWLSRPVNVEIKDGRIVAIHHVEMPLPLSDSQIDVSLLASAASPVASVSPNLTVIDESSVLASD; translated from the exons ATGATGAGAGCTGGTAGCCATCTTCCAGTTTCGATACCAGTGGGTAACGCTGCCAAGAAGGAAAGAGGAGGGGCTTCTCGCTCTGCAATGTTTCCCTTGGCCGAGATTTGGATCCACACCATTCCCCTTCTCGTCTTGCTTTGCTTCTTCATTCTCTGGTGGTTGTCTCGTCCAG TAAATGTGGAGATAAAGGATGGCAGAATTGTGGCTATACATCATGTGGAGATGCCATTGCCTCTTAGTGATTCTCAGATTGATGTATCCCTCCTGGCATCTGCTGCATCACCAGTTGCCTCGGTATCACCAAATCTCACAGTAATCGACGAATCCTCGGTATTAGCTTCTGATTGA
- the LOC121232164 gene encoding uncharacterized protein, with product MNSPLQRMPQIRFRGLIIYFIITMTLLYISYSNLLFSKKDRKSSDITIVSNKIEAPPFNHSSNTTSSHVQNPADQKRPNLVEPPPRRYLRYDTHLKHIAFGIASSSNLWEIRKEYIKTWWRPKETRGVVWLDKKVVAKKGERLPEIRVSEDTSQFKYLNKVGSRSALRITRVVSETLKLGMKDIRWFVMGDDDTIFVVENLVRVLSKYDHTQYYYIGSASESHIQNILFSYSMAYGGGGFAISYPLAKELSKMQDQCIHRYPALYGSDDRIQACMAELGVPLTRELGFHQYDVVGDILGLLGAHPVTPLVSLHHLDVVNPIYPGMKRAKALAHMLEAANEDSASLMQQSICYDSKRYWSITVSWGYAVQILRGVMSPRELEMPSRTFFSWHKRADYTAYAFNTRPVERHPCQRPFVFYMYKTKTEPETNQTVGLYYRHRTRSRYCRWKMASPEELDFVVVIKQRDEDRWLKAPRRDCCRAFPKIKNNTMILYVGNCKDGEISEFQPNKLL from the exons ATGAACTCTCCCCTGCAACGCATGCCACAAATTAGATTTAGAGGGCTAatcatttatttcatcataaCCATGACTTTACTTTACATTTCATACTCAAATCTCCTGTTCAGCAAGAAAGACCGGAAATCCTCGGATATAACTATTGTCTCCAACAAAATTGAAGCGCCACCCTTTAACCATTCCTCCAACACCACCTCTTCCCATGTCCAAAACCCAGCAGACCAAAAGCGACCAAACCTTGTTGAACCACCTCCTAGGAGATACCTACGATACGATACTCATCTCAAACACATTGCCTTCGGGATAGCATCGTCTTCGAATTTGTGGGAGATCAGAAAAGAGTACATTAAAACATGGTGGAGGCCCAAAGAGACAAGAGGGGTGGTTTGGTTGGATAAGAAAGTGGTAGCCAAGAAAGGTGAACGCCTACCAGAGATTCGGGTATCCGAGGATACTTCTCAGTTTAAGTACTTAAACAAGGTAGGATCTAGATCGGCTTTGAGGATCACAAGGGTGGTTTCCGAGACACTCAAGCTTGGGATGAAGGATATTAGGTGGTTCGTGATGGGGGATGATGACACGATTTTTGTTGTTGAAAACTTGGTACGGGTGCTCTCTAAATATGATCATACGCAGTATTATTACATTGGGAGTGCATCAGAGAGTCATATTCAGAACATATTGTTTTCATATTCCATGGCATATGGAGGGGGTGGATTTGCAATAAGCTATCCACTGGCAAAAGAACTGTCCAAGATGCAGGACCAATGCATCCACCGATACCCAGCATTATATGGCAGTGATGACAGGATTCAGGCTTGCATGGCTGAGCTTGGAGTGCCCCTTACCAGGGAGCTTGGCTTCCATCAG TATGATGTGGTCGGAGACATATTAGGCCTCTTGGGAGCCCATCCAGTGACTCCTTTGGTATCACTTCACCACCTAGATGTGGTGAATCCTATATACCCGGGCATGAAACGAGCCAAAGCTCTTGCACACATGCTTGAAGCTGCCAATGAGGACTCCGCGAGCTTAATGCAACAATCCATCTGCTATGATTCAAAGCGATACTGGTCGATCACGGTGTCGTGGGGCTACGCGGTTCAGATCTTGAGGGGAGTGATGTCTCCCAGAGAGCTTGAGATGCCGAGTAGAACATTTTTTAGCTGGCACAAGCGAGCTGATTACACTGCTTATGCATTTAACACTAGGCCTGTTGAAAGGCACCCTTGCCAAAGACCCTTTGTTTTCTACATGTACAAGACTAAGACTGAACCTGAAACGAACCAAACAGTTGGCCTCTACTATCGTCATAGAACGCGCAGCCGATATTGCCGATGGAAAATGGCCTCACCAGAGGAACTCGATTTTGTCGTAGTCATAAAACAGCGAGATGAAGATCGATGGCTCAAg gcGCCAAGGAGGGATTGTTGCAGAGCttttccaaaaattaaaaacaacacAATGATTTTATATGTGGGAAATTGCAAAGACGGTGAGATTAGTGAATTTCAACCCAACAAGTTATTGTGA